A segment of the Mangrovimonas sp. YM274 genome:
TTAACTTTTAATTACTCCTACAACAAGGTAGAGCACCGCGATTTTGAAATAGAAAATTCCTTAGATCAAAGAGTAAGAGCTGGCGTTAATTATAATTATAATTTTACTCCTAAAAAGGTAGAGCCTTTTAGAAAGAATGATTCCTTATTTACTGGTAAGTATTGGAAAATATTTAAAGACTTCAATGTAAATATACTGCCAACAAGTTTCTCTGTAAATACTGATATTATTCGTCAGTTCAATAGGCAGAAGTTTAGAGAGGTTGAACTTACCGGAAACAATATTGGGCTTGAGGAATTATATAGACGAAATTATACTTTCGATTTCCAGTATGCTTTAAATTATAACGTTACCGATAATTTGAGCTTCAGTTTCAATGCGTCTAACAATAATATTGTAAGGAATTATTTTGTCAATGATCAGATTAACGGAAGACAGGATCCTAGTTTGAATGTTTGGGATGGTTTCTTTGATTTGGGAGATCCTAACATTCAAAACCAACAGTTCCAGTTGAATTATGAAATTCCATTGAACAAGATTCCAACATTGAGTTTCTTGAACGCGACCTATTCTTATACAGGCGATTTTCAGTGGCAAAAAGGGTCCGACTTAAATACTAATTTTGAGTATACCAATGAAGATGGAGTGACCAACTATTATAATTTAGGAAACTCAATACAGAATGCCAATACCCACGCTATTAATTCATCCCTAAATATGGAGAAACTTTATAGCTACTTAGGATTGGTTAAAAAGCGATCTAGAAGAACTTCAAGACAACCTCAAACAAGAGGAAGGGATGGTAAACGTGTTGTAAATGGAGCCGATGCCCGTAGCCAATCCGATAAAAAGCAAAGCAAAGTAGTTGGAGCCGCAGTAGATGTGCTAACTATGGTAAAAAGGGTTCAGATAAATTATTCTGAAAATAACGGAACTTACTTGCCTGGTTATACAAGAACTCCTGGCTTTATTGGGACAACAAAGCCAACATTTGGCTATACTTTTGGAAGCCAAAGAGACATTAGGGATATGGTAGCCCGAAATGGTTGGTTAACAGTGTTCCCTAACTTTAACCAGCAGTATACCGAATTGAATAATCAAACTTTGGATTATTCAGCCAATATTGAATTAATCAAAGATTTGAAGATTGATATCACGGGAGGAAGACTTTATTCTGAAAACATGACCGAAAACTTTAGAGTTGAGGATATGGACGCCGATGGCGAGTTGGATTATAATTCTTTAATCCAAAATTCATTTGGAAACTTCAATATTTCTACGGCCTTAATTAAAACAGCTTTTAGTACCAGTAACGAAACCCAATCTGATGCCTTTAACGACTTTAGGTCTAACCGTATGGTGGTTGCACACAGGTTGGCAAGAGAGTTTTATGGGAATGGCAACTATGCCTTGGATACTGAAGGTTATCCTTTAGGCTTTGGTAAAAATAGTCAAGCGGTATTATTGCCTGCATTCTTGTCGGCCTATACAGGATCTAATCCAGATAATGTAAAATTATCGGCATTTAGGGATTTTCCAATCCCAAACTGGCAGTTAAAATATACTGGGTTTATGAAGATGAAGTGGTTTAAAAAGAACTTCAAGCGTTTTTCAATTACCCATGGTTACCGTTCTAGCTATACAATTAACCAGTTCCGAACCAATTTGGATTATGTGGCTGCCAATCCAACTTTGGATTATGACAACCAAGATCCAGATGTACTTAATCAGTCCGGTAATTATAAAAGCAGAACACTTTTCAGCAATATAAACCTAGAGGAACAATTTAGTCCTTTGGTTCGTGTGGATTTTGAAATGAAGAACTCGGTAAAGATTTTGGGTGAAATCAAGAAGGATCGAATCCTGTCTCTTAGTTTTGACAATAACTTGATGACCGAAATCCAAGGTCAGGAATATGTAGTTGGTTTGGGGTATCGATTTAAGGATGTTCGCATTCGTTCTAAGCTTGCAGGCCCACAACAAATTATTAAGAGTGACCTAAACATGTCGTTGGATGTGTCTGTAAGAGATAACAAGACGATTATAAGGTATCTGGATTTGGATAATAATCAAGTAACATCTGGGCAGACCTTATGGGGAGTGAAGTACAAGGCAGATTACGCCTTTAGTAAATATCTTACTGGAATTTTCTATTTTGATTATTCGTTCTCAGACTATGCTATTTCAACAGCATTCCCACAAACTACGATTAGGTCTGGGATAACCTTAAGGTATAATTTCGGTAATTAACCCGGCAAAGCCGCTTTCTATTGAAAAAAAATAGAGAAAATTAGGTGATTCAGGTTTTAAAAAATTATTTTTGTGCCAATTAATTATTACACACAAAATGAATATACCGGCAGATTTAAAGTACACTAAAGACCACGAATGGGTTAAAGTAGATGGCGATGTTATTACTGTAGGAATTACAGATTTCGCACAAGGCGAATTAGGAGATATTGTCTATGTTGAAGTTGAAACATTAGATGAAACTTTGGAAGCGGAAGAAGTTTTTGGAACAGTGGAAGCCGTTAAAACCGTATCTGATTTGTTTTTACCAGTATCTGGTGAAATCATCGAATTTAACGAAGCCTTGGAAGATGCTCCTGAGTTAGTAAACAGTGATGCTTATGGAGAAGGTTGGATGATTAAAGTAAAGTGTTCGGACCTTTCTCAATTGGATGGGTTGATGACTGCAGAAGACTATAAAGCACTTATCGGTGCCTAAGTCTTTGGCGTTAATACTACTGCTTGCTTATGTGGTAGCATTAACTTTTTTGAGTCTAATGAACATTCATAAAATGCCAAGTTTAGGCTCGTCTTTTGATGATAAACTGTACCACCTTGGTGCGTATACGGTTTTTATGTTGTTGGGGTTCAATTTTTTTAGGCAAACCCAAATAAGATATAAAATTATTGCATCAGGGGCAATAATTGTGCTTTATGGCATTATTATTGAGGTATTACAACAAACACTTTCAACTACAAGAACCTTAGATGCCTACGATATGTTGGCTAATTTTATAGGTGTTCTGGTTGGAGTAATCATCATAAAGCTTACGGGAAACCTTAAGTTAAATTAAAATAATCGCTTGCTTTTTTAACTATTAATTGGTTATTTTAGCATTCTTAAATGTTTTAAGATATGGAACCGAAAAAAAATACCAAGGCCGACGTAGGTAGAAATAGCTCGATCTATTTCGCAGTGGGCTTGGCTTTAATGTTGTTGCTAACAAATTTGGCAATTAACTACAAAACGTACGACAAGGCTGCAATTGACATAGGTCAATTAACCATGGATGAGGAATTGGATGAGGAAATTCCAATTACTGATCAGCTTAAAACACCGCCACCACCACCGCCACCACCACCAGCAGCTCCCGAAGTTATTGAAGTGGTAGAAGATGAAGTGGAGGTTGAGGAAACTGTAATTGAATCTTCAGAGTCAAGTCAGGAGGAAGAAATTGTAGAAGTAGAAGAAGTTGTTGTAGAAGAAGTAGAAGAAGATATTGAGGTTCCTTTTGCAGTAATTGAAAACGTACCTGTATTCCCAGGATGTGAAAACGAAAAGGGAAACAATGCCAAAAAAGCTTGTATGTCTGAAAAGATTAGCAAGTTTGTAAATAAAAAGTTTAACACAGATTTAGCTAGTGAATTAGGTCTTTCAGGAAGACAGCGTATTAACGTTATCTTTAAGATCGACAAAAACGGTGAGATTACCAACATCATGGCTAGAGCACCGCACCCAGGTTTAGAAAAAGAAGCAAAGCGCGTAATT
Coding sequences within it:
- the gcvH gene encoding glycine cleavage system protein GcvH gives rise to the protein MNIPADLKYTKDHEWVKVDGDVITVGITDFAQGELGDIVYVEVETLDETLEAEEVFGTVEAVKTVSDLFLPVSGEIIEFNEALEDAPELVNSDAYGEGWMIKVKCSDLSQLDGLMTAEDYKALIGA
- a CDS encoding VanZ family protein; the encoded protein is MNIHKMPSLGSSFDDKLYHLGAYTVFMLLGFNFFRQTQIRYKIIASGAIIVLYGIIIEVLQQTLSTTRTLDAYDMLANFIGVLVGVIIIKLTGNLKLN
- a CDS encoding energy transducer TonB, producing MEPKKNTKADVGRNSSIYFAVGLALMLLLTNLAINYKTYDKAAIDIGQLTMDEELDEEIPITDQLKTPPPPPPPPPAAPEVIEVVEDEVEVEETVIESSESSQEEEIVEVEEVVVEEVEEDIEVPFAVIENVPVFPGCENEKGNNAKKACMSEKISKFVNKKFNTDLASELGLSGRQRINVIFKIDKNGEITNIMARAPHPGLEKEAKRVIGLLPKMKPGMQRGKAVTVPYSLPILFQVQD